A genomic segment from Necator americanus strain Aroian chromosome III, whole genome shotgun sequence encodes:
- a CDS encoding hypothetical protein (NECATOR_CHRIII.G12092.T2) yields the protein MERWFCSSVHRFKAMLKRVRPTFHAVRSTRRLLSSDDKKDTKKPVTASSKEVLGDELLDAVNSVAEGLHKDDPVAKKVTKNTLISKLISHEKATFDEATSAQMQDMLEDKAIQGLLSSVATDTKAASPLTNRSAQARQERRGLLLLRKEIFYQAVQSGVKPAEAQKLAENAVAEAHQRLTAKRKAQVEGAKAEEDLSRKQKVERVESEQKFYDYAMQMAEKMLYNDDMLASGSKGRRTIKPDPAVPSLLSGSKRLGIWNTVEDCRDVSLRFWQEWDSRAARIMNQSFGPENSFEEQIKWTNEGKQWPYPIDNEYMFGSESEVPFYEHIFLERHLPKLGLPKDGPIAHFMELVCVGLSKNPYMTLEKKMDHLHWFAKFFNAEKQALIQKLHEQEQLAAQNQ from the exons ATGGAACGATGGTTTTGTAGCAGCGTACACAGATTCAA GGCTATGTTGAAACGAGTGAGGCCTACCTTCCACGCTGTTCGTTCAACACGTAGATTACTGTCGAGCGATGACAAAAAGGACACAAAGAAG CCAGTAACTGCGAGTTCCAAGGAAGTTCTCGGTGATGAGTTATTGGATGCAGTTAATTCTGTCGCAGAAGGTTTGCACAAGGATGACCCAGTAGCGAAGAAAGT AACCAAAAACACTCTCATATCAAAATTAATCTCACATGAGAAGGCAACATTTGATGAGGCTACAAGTGCACAAATGCAAGATATGCTTGAAGACAAAGCGATTCAAGGACTCCTCAGCTCTGTCGCAACTGATACAAAGGCAGCAAGCCCTCTTACTAATAG AAGCGCTCAAGCCCGACAGGAGCGGAGAGGACTTCTTCTTctaaggaaagaaattttttatcaGGCTGTCCAG AGTGGAGTTAAACCTGCTGAGGCACAAAAGCTGGCAGAAAATGCAGTAGCTGAAGCCCATCAGCGTTTGACTGCGAAGAGAAAGGCGCAAGTTGAAGGTGCTAAG GCAGAGGAAGACTTGAGTCGCAAGCAAAAAGTTGAACGAGTCGAATCTGAGCAGAAATTTTACGACTATGCTATGCAAATGGCTGA GAAGATGCTGTATAATGATGATATGCTCGCAAGTGGTTCGAAGGGTCGTAGGACAATCAAACCAGATCCGGCTGTTCCATCACTGTTGAGCGGATCGAAACGTCTGGGAATTTGGAATACTGTGGAAGACTGCCGGGATGTAAGCCTTCGTTTTTGGCAAGAATGGGATTCTAGAGCAGCACG GATAATGAATCAGTCATTCGGCCCGGAAAATTCCTTTGAAGAACAAATTAAATGGACAAATGAAGGAAAGCAGTGGCCATATCCAATAGATAACGAGTACATGTTTGGATCAGAGTCCGAG GTACCCTTCTACGAACATATATTCCTCGAAAGACATCTTCCTAAACTAGGACTGCCAAAGGATGGTCCCATCGCACACTTCATGGAGCTG GTGTGTGTCGGTCTCTCGAAAAATCCTTATATGActttggagaagaaaatggaCCATCTTCATTGGTTCGCCAAGTTTTTCAACGCAGAGAAGCAGGCCCTGATCCAAAAATTGCACGAACAAGAACAATTAGCCGCTCAAAATCAATAG
- a CDS encoding hypothetical protein (NECATOR_CHRIII.G12092.T1) has translation MLKRVRPTFHAVRSTRRLLSSDDKKDTKKPVTASSKEVLGDELLDAVNSVAEGLHKDDPVAKKVTKNTLISKLISHEKATFDEATSAQMQDMLEDKAIQGLLSSVATDTKAASPLTNRSAQARQERRGLLLLRKEIFYQAVQSGVKPAEAQKLAENAVAEAHQRLTAKRKAQVEGAKAEEDLSRKQKVERVESEQKFYDYAMQMAEKMLYNDDMLASGSKGRRTIKPDPAVPSLLSGSKRLGIWNTVEDCRDVSLRFWQEWDSRAARIMNQSFGPENSFEEQIKWTNEGKQWPYPIDNEYMFGSESEVPFYEHIFLERHLPKLGLPKDGPIAHFMELVCVGLSKNPYMTLEKKMDHLHWFAKFFNAEKQALIQKLHEQEQLAAQNQ, from the exons ATGTTGAAACGAGTGAGGCCTACCTTCCACGCTGTTCGTTCAACACGTAGATTACTGTCGAGCGATGACAAAAAGGACACAAAGAAG CCAGTAACTGCGAGTTCCAAGGAAGTTCTCGGTGATGAGTTATTGGATGCAGTTAATTCTGTCGCAGAAGGTTTGCACAAGGATGACCCAGTAGCGAAGAAAGT AACCAAAAACACTCTCATATCAAAATTAATCTCACATGAGAAGGCAACATTTGATGAGGCTACAAGTGCACAAATGCAAGATATGCTTGAAGACAAAGCGATTCAAGGACTCCTCAGCTCTGTCGCAACTGATACAAAGGCAGCAAGCCCTCTTACTAATAG AAGCGCTCAAGCCCGACAGGAGCGGAGAGGACTTCTTCTTctaaggaaagaaattttttatcaGGCTGTCCAG AGTGGAGTTAAACCTGCTGAGGCACAAAAGCTGGCAGAAAATGCAGTAGCTGAAGCCCATCAGCGTTTGACTGCGAAGAGAAAGGCGCAAGTTGAAGGTGCTAAG GCAGAGGAAGACTTGAGTCGCAAGCAAAAAGTTGAACGAGTCGAATCTGAGCAGAAATTTTACGACTATGCTATGCAAATGGCTGA GAAGATGCTGTATAATGATGATATGCTCGCAAGTGGTTCGAAGGGTCGTAGGACAATCAAACCAGATCCGGCTGTTCCATCACTGTTGAGCGGATCGAAACGTCTGGGAATTTGGAATACTGTGGAAGACTGCCGGGATGTAAGCCTTCGTTTTTGGCAAGAATGGGATTCTAGAGCAGCACG GATAATGAATCAGTCATTCGGCCCGGAAAATTCCTTTGAAGAACAAATTAAATGGACAAATGAAGGAAAGCAGTGGCCATATCCAATAGATAACGAGTACATGTTTGGATCAGAGTCCGAG GTACCCTTCTACGAACATATATTCCTCGAAAGACATCTTCCTAAACTAGGACTGCCAAAGGATGGTCCCATCGCACACTTCATGGAGCTG GTGTGTGTCGGTCTCTCGAAAAATCCTTATATGActttggagaagaaaatggaCCATCTTCATTGGTTCGCCAAGTTTTTCAACGCAGAGAAGCAGGCCCTGATCCAAAAATTGCACGAACAAGAACAATTAGCCGCTCAAAATCAATAG
- a CDS encoding hypothetical protein (NECATOR_CHRIII.G12093.T1): MSVRTAPGPDRIRPEHLKSLPPVLINTLARLFTRYLSECKVPKQWKTSKTVLLYKKGDPHDIGNYRPICLLFVIYKLFTRVILNRIEKSWMKDSHASKQGFEKDSARLTTFTLFRNSSRYHESTRCRSVSPSST, from the coding sequence atgtcggtaagaacggcacccggtcccgacagaataagaccagaacacctgaagagccttccgccagtactcatcaacaccctggcgaggctctttacacgttatctgtcggaatgcaaggttcctaaacagtggaagaccagcaagaccgtgttgttgtataaaaagggagatccacatgacatcggcaactatcgtccaatctgcctactgttcgtcatctacaagctctttacacgagtgatccttaataggattgaaaagtcttggatgaaggacagccatgcgagcaagcagggtttcgaaaaggattcagcacgattgaccacattcacactgtttcgaaattcatcgaggtatcacgagagtacaagatgccgctctgtctcaccttcatcgacttaa
- a CDS encoding hypothetical protein (NECATOR_CHRIII.G12094.T1), whose protein sequence is MRKLEWDDMGVKVDGWQLHHLRFADDIVLITPSISQAERMLTEFDETCGCIGLQLNLQNMMFMRNGWVSDAPFTLNGTNISECTSYVYLGGRELNMMNDLTPELGRNTRLRAHLFNTTVLPVLTYASET, encoded by the coding sequence atgcgaaagttggaatgggacgacatgggagtgaaggttgatggttggcagctacaccatttgcgctttgctgatgacatcgtactgataacacctagcatcagccaagcggaacgaatgctgaccgaattcgacgaaacatgtggatgcatcggtcttcagctgaatctacagaatatgatgttcatgcggaacggatgggtctcagatgccccattcacgctcaacggaacgaacatatccgaatgcaccagctacgtttatctggggggtcgggaactgaacatgatgaacgacctgacccccgagctgggcaggaacactcggctccgtgctcacctcttcaacaccaccgtacttcctgttttgacctatgcttcggaaacgtga
- a CDS encoding hypothetical protein (NECATOR_CHRIII.G12095.T1), translated as MEGLLAPARPVRRSTGVKVIKVKPAYTDVWQSSSMKILTTDGYGFPVISGYPVQDDPLQDLSQATMVLLVNLGLRSAQIFVNAIVMSCFHEPSVLSVIDIGRMVLVIANPTRIPDENRDLSFLTPRPHQTFQSPSSDHKSEPSSRQVTKLYDQSNPRVRRLF; from the exons atggaaggattattggcgcccgctcgaccagttcgaagatcaacgggagtcaaggtgatcaaggtgaaacCGGCATATACCGATGTATGGCAAAGTAGCTCTATGAAGATATTGACGACGGACGGAT ATGGCTTCCCTGTAATATCTGGTTATCCTGTCCAAGATGATCCGCTTCAAGACCTTTCACAAGCAACAATGGTATTATTGGTAAATCTTGGACTTCGCAGCGCACAAATTTTTGTGAATGCAATTGTGATGTCGTGTTTCCACGAGCCAAGTGTCCTTTCGGTAATTGATATTGGACGGATGGTCCTCGTCATCGCAAATCCAACACGAATACCAGATGAAAATAGAGATTTGAGCTTTTTGACGCCCCGTCCTCATCAGACTTTCCAGTCTCCATCTTCTGATCACAAATCAGAACCTTCTAGTCGGCAGGTGACGAAACTCTACGACCAAAGTAACCCCCGTGTACGTCGGTTATTTTAG
- a CDS encoding hypothetical protein (NECATOR_CHRIII.G12096.T3): protein MGCIIPEVMFIAATWLSGLSKSSAASATAREGPFRSSDLMALPARNLAAVASIGLRSVRHSHSQPKVALLGASGGIGQSLGLLLKQDHLVKHLALYDIVGTPGVAADLSHIDTNAKVTAHTGPKELAAAVSDADVIVIPAGVPRKPGMTRDDLFNTNAGIVRDLIDVIAIESPKAMIAIITNPVNSTVPIASEVMKKHGVYDRRRIFGVTMLDVVRAQAFVSQLKGLDATKTVIPVVGGHAGSTIIPLLSQVTPKVTFTDEEVINLTQKIQDAGTEVVKAKAGAGSATLSMAVAGWRFAHSLLRGIKGEKNVQCAYVASDAVKGVEYFSTPLELGVDGIQKILGVGKVNAFEQELINASVAELNKNIAKGVAFVKGK from the exons ATGGGTTGTATTATCCCAGAAGTGATGTTCATCGCAGCCACATGGTTATCAGGGCTTTCGAAGTCCAGCG CCGCGTCTGCAACCGCAAGGGAGGGACCATTTCGCTCCTCGGATTTG ATGGCTCTTCCTGCAAGAAATTTGGCTGCAGTAGCATCAATTGGACTTCGATCCGTCCGTCATTCACATTCACAGCCAAAG GTCGCTCTTCTCGGTGCGTCTGGTGGTATTGGCCAATCTCTTGGTCTGCTTCTTAAACAAGATCATCTCGTCAAACACCTAGCATTGTACGATATTGTCGGTACTCCAGGAGTAGCAGCTGATCTTTCTCACATCGATACTAATGCCAAA GTCACCGCTCACACCGGACCGAAAGAACTTGCAGCTGCAGTTTCAGATGCTGACGTGATTGTGATTCCTGCTGGAGTTCCGCGTAAACCAGGAATGACTCGTGACGATCTCTTCAATACCAATGCTGGTATAGTTCGAGACCTCATTGATGTAATAGCAATAGAGTCTCCAAAG GCAATGATTGCAATTATCACGAACCCAGTGAATTCCACGGTTCCTATTGCCTCGGAGGTGATGAAAAAACACGGCGTCTATGATAGACGACGGATTTTCGGTGTTACCATGCTGGATGTGGTTCGAGCACAGGCTTTTGTTTCTCAGCTAAAG gGTCTTGATGCAACTAAGACAGTCATTCCCGTCGTAGGAGGTCATGCAGGAAGTACCATTATTCCTCTGCTATCTCAG GTCACTCCCAAGGTTACTTTCACTGATGAAGAAGTTATCAATTTGACTCAGAAAATTCAAGATGCTGGAACGGAGGTTGTAAAAGCTAAAGCAGGAGCG GGTTCCGCTACCTTATCAATGGCAGTCGCAGGGTGGCGGTTTGCCCACTCTTTACTTCGTGGAATCAAAGGTGAAAAGAACGTTCAGTGTGCATACGTAGCATCGGATGCTGTAAAAGGAGTGGAATATTTCTCCACTCCTCTCGAACTTGGAGTTGATGGCATTCAGAAGATTCTTGGTGTTGGAAAG GTAAACGCTTTTGAGCAGGAATTAATCAACGCTTCTGTTGCTGAACTCAACAAGAACATTGCAAAAGGTGTTGCATTtgtgaaaggaaagtag
- a CDS encoding hypothetical protein (NECATOR_CHRIII.G12096.T2), giving the protein MFFTESFKGNYDALRVPCERRNHWATLHVIGTNGRITGAISTSSNINGSQGNQELLPVSSFAQLNRASVRFDSTMHLKAHNMPCIADRILLLYDPHMLASLTTLHCKSKRRFLVTEELGQLKARTFKELSRTHRVCLNRQKQGLFSRFFKHGKHPQNLDEMALPARNLAAVASIGLRSVRHSHSQPKVALLGASGGIGQSLGLLLKQDHLVKHLALYDIVGTPGVAADLSHIDTNAKVTAHTGPKELAAAVSDADVIVIPAGVPRKPGMTRDDLFNTNAGIVRDLIDVIAIESPKAMIAIITNPVNSTVPIASEVMKKHGVYDRRRIFGVTMLDVVRAQAFVSQLKGLDATKTVIPVVGGHAGSTIIPLLSQVTPKVTFTDEEVINLTQKIQDAGTEVVKAKAGAGSATLSMAVAGWRFAHSLLRGIKGEKNVQCAYVASDAVKGVEYFSTPLELGVDGIQKILGVGKVNAFEQELINASVAELNKNIAKGVAFVKGK; this is encoded by the exons atgttCTTCACAGAGtctttcaaaggaaattatgatgctcttcgtgtcccttgcgaaaggaggaaccactgggcgacccTGCATgtgatcgggacaaatggaagaattactggcgccatCTCCACCAGTTCGAacatcaacgggagtcaaggtaacCAAGAGCTATTACCTGTCTCCTCGTTTGCACAACTGAACCGAGCTTCAGTtcgttttgattcgactatGCACTTGAAAGCGCATAATATGCCATGTATTGCTGACAGGATTCTTCTTTTATACGATCCACATATGTTGGCCTCGTTGACCACTCTTCACTGCAAAAGCAAGAGAAGATTTTTGGTCACCGAAGAACTCGGCCAATTAAAGGCACGAACCTTCAAg GAGCTGAGCCGGACCCATCGCGTTTGCTTGAATCGACAGAAGCAGGGACTCTTCTCACGTTTCTTCAAACATGGGAAGCATCCGCAAAATCTTGACGAG ATGGCTCTTCCTGCAAGAAATTTGGCTGCAGTAGCATCAATTGGACTTCGATCCGTCCGTCATTCACATTCACAGCCAAAG GTCGCTCTTCTCGGTGCGTCTGGTGGTATTGGCCAATCTCTTGGTCTGCTTCTTAAACAAGATCATCTCGTCAAACACCTAGCATTGTACGATATTGTCGGTACTCCAGGAGTAGCAGCTGATCTTTCTCACATCGATACTAATGCCAAA GTCACCGCTCACACCGGACCGAAAGAACTTGCAGCTGCAGTTTCAGATGCTGACGTGATTGTGATTCCTGCTGGAGTTCCGCGTAAACCAGGAATGACTCGTGACGATCTCTTCAATACCAATGCTGGTATAGTTCGAGACCTCATTGATGTAATAGCAATAGAGTCTCCAAAG GCAATGATTGCAATTATCACGAACCCAGTGAATTCCACGGTTCCTATTGCCTCGGAGGTGATGAAAAAACACGGCGTCTATGATAGACGACGGATTTTCGGTGTTACCATGCTGGATGTGGTTCGAGCACAGGCTTTTGTTTCTCAGCTAAAG gGTCTTGATGCAACTAAGACAGTCATTCCCGTCGTAGGAGGTCATGCAGGAAGTACCATTATTCCTCTGCTATCTCAG GTCACTCCCAAGGTTACTTTCACTGATGAAGAAGTTATCAATTTGACTCAGAAAATTCAAGATGCTGGAACGGAGGTTGTAAAAGCTAAAGCAGGAGCG GGTTCCGCTACCTTATCAATGGCAGTCGCAGGGTGGCGGTTTGCCCACTCTTTACTTCGTGGAATCAAAGGTGAAAAGAACGTTCAGTGTGCATACGTAGCATCGGATGCTGTAAAAGGAGTGGAATATTTCTCCACTCCTCTCGAACTTGGAGTTGATGGCATTCAGAAGATTCTTGGTGTTGGAAAG GTAAACGCTTTTGAGCAGGAATTAATCAACGCTTCTGTTGCTGAACTCAACAAGAACATTGCAAAAGGTGTTGCATTtgtgaaaggaaagtag
- a CDS encoding hypothetical protein (NECATOR_CHRIII.G12096.T1) — protein sequence MALPARNLAAVASIGLRSVRHSHSQPKVALLGASGGIGQSLGLLLKQDHLVKHLALYDIVGTPGVAADLSHIDTNAKVTAHTGPKELAAAVSDADVIVIPAGVPRKPGMTRDDLFNTNAGIVRDLIDVIAIESPKAMNSTVPIASEVMKKHGVYDRRRIFGVTMLDVVRAQAFVSQLKGLDATKTVIPVVGGHAGSTIIPLLSQVTPKVTFTDEEVINLTQKIQDAGTEVVKAKAGAGSATLSMAVAGWRFAHSLLRGIKGEKNVQCAYVASDAVKGVEYFSTPLELGVDGIQKILGVGKVNAFEQELINASVAELNKNIAKGVAFVKGK from the exons ATGGCTCTTCCTGCAAGAAATTTGGCTGCAGTAGCATCAATTGGACTTCGATCCGTCCGTCATTCACATTCACAGCCAAAG GTCGCTCTTCTCGGTGCGTCTGGTGGTATTGGCCAATCTCTTGGTCTGCTTCTTAAACAAGATCATCTCGTCAAACACCTAGCATTGTACGATATTGTCGGTACTCCAGGAGTAGCAGCTGATCTTTCTCACATCGATACTAATGCCAAA GTCACCGCTCACACCGGACCGAAAGAACTTGCAGCTGCAGTTTCAGATGCTGACGTGATTGTGATTCCTGCTGGAGTTCCGCGTAAACCAGGAATGACTCGTGACGATCTCTTCAATACCAATGCTGGTATAGTTCGAGACCTCATTGATGTAATAGCAATAGAGTCTCCAAAGGCAA TGAATTCCACGGTTCCTATTGCCTCGGAGGTGATGAAAAAACACGGCGTCTATGATAGACGACGGATTTTCGGTGTTACCATGCTGGATGTGGTTCGAGCACAGGCTTTTGTTTCTCAGCTAAAG gGTCTTGATGCAACTAAGACAGTCATTCCCGTCGTAGGAGGTCATGCAGGAAGTACCATTATTCCTCTGCTATCTCAG GTCACTCCCAAGGTTACTTTCACTGATGAAGAAGTTATCAATTTGACTCAGAAAATTCAAGATGCTGGAACGGAGGTTGTAAAAGCTAAAGCAGGAGCG GGTTCCGCTACCTTATCAATGGCAGTCGCAGGGTGGCGGTTTGCCCACTCTTTACTTCGTGGAATCAAAGGTGAAAAGAACGTTCAGTGTGCATACGTAGCATCGGATGCTGTAAAAGGAGTGGAATATTTCTCCACTCCTCTCGAACTTGGAGTTGATGGCATTCAGAAGATTCTTGGTGTTGGAAAG GTAAACGCTTTTGAGCAGGAATTAATCAACGCTTCTGTTGCTGAACTCAACAAGAACATTGCAAAAGGTGTTGCATTtgtgaaaggaaagtag